Proteins from one Kineococcus mangrovi genomic window:
- a CDS encoding P-loop domain-containing protein — protein sequence MPGPRDTLAGTLERLDGTPYARYRSLTGRAWPLRQGATATLRHGQADPFAPPSRWEVHCPRTPFAALDLTSPVRRRALAGFLARTARAVAGPFRVDAGGQEVLQRSSCEVSADGSTVLRLAYPLPGPRRRIDGRRAAADLAGTLPDLLDHVLGADLDAARAFCDAVQDADHLRSSLPGLGLVAFVADGAVLPRASGVDDRPLPGAVPFTSPPSLRVEVDLPHRGRTTGAGVPTGVTVLVGGGFHGKSTLLRALEAGVHDHVPGDGRELVVTDPGAAAVRAEDGRAVTRVDVGAFVSGLPGGADPRDFSTADASGSTSQAAATVEALEAGSRVLLLDEDTTATNLMVRDARMQELVAKASEPLNPFVDLVQSLSEDHGVSTVVVVGSSGDYLDVADRVLLLDSYRCHDVTGRAREVARRPTGRVVEAGTFPRVRERVPDPAGVDTTARGRRRVSAVGTDTLRLGEHDVDVRAVRQFTDAGQVTGAGLALDHAVAAGHLDGRRTLPEVLDRLEADLTGPTADWTGGAAADVAVPRRHEVAAALNRLRSVRVRELR from the coding sequence GTGCCAGGACCCCGTGACACCCTCGCCGGAACCCTCGAACGCCTCGACGGTACGCCCTACGCCCGCTACCGGTCCCTGACCGGTCGTGCCTGGCCCCTGCGGCAGGGGGCGACGGCGACCCTGCGGCACGGGCAGGCCGACCCCTTCGCCCCGCCCTCGCGGTGGGAGGTGCACTGCCCGCGGACCCCGTTCGCCGCCCTCGACCTCACCTCCCCGGTCCGCCGCCGCGCCCTCGCCGGGTTCCTCGCCCGCACCGCCCGGGCGGTCGCCGGACCGTTCCGCGTCGACGCGGGCGGGCAGGAGGTGCTGCAGCGCAGCAGTTGCGAGGTGTCCGCCGACGGGTCGACCGTCCTGCGCCTCGCCTACCCGCTGCCGGGGCCGCGACGGCGCATCGACGGCCGGCGGGCCGCCGCCGACCTCGCCGGGACGCTGCCGGACCTCCTCGACCACGTCCTCGGCGCCGACCTCGACGCGGCCCGCGCGTTCTGCGACGCCGTGCAGGACGCCGACCACCTGCGCTCGTCGCTGCCGGGGCTCGGGCTGGTCGCCTTCGTCGCCGACGGCGCGGTCCTGCCGCGGGCCAGCGGGGTCGACGACCGGCCCCTGCCCGGCGCGGTCCCGTTCACGTCCCCGCCCTCGCTGCGCGTCGAGGTCGACCTGCCCCACCGCGGCCGCACGACCGGCGCGGGCGTCCCCACGGGGGTGACCGTGCTCGTGGGCGGGGGTTTCCACGGCAAGTCGACGCTGCTGCGGGCGCTGGAGGCCGGGGTCCACGACCACGTGCCCGGCGACGGCCGGGAGCTCGTGGTCACCGACCCCGGTGCCGCCGCCGTCCGCGCCGAGGACGGCCGGGCGGTGACCCGGGTCGACGTGGGCGCGTTCGTCAGCGGGCTGCCCGGCGGCGCCGACCCGCGGGACTTCTCCACGGCCGACGCGTCGGGGTCGACGTCCCAGGCCGCCGCCACCGTCGAGGCGCTGGAGGCCGGCTCGCGCGTGCTGCTGCTCGACGAGGACACCACCGCGACGAACCTCATGGTCCGCGACGCCCGCATGCAGGAACTCGTCGCCAAGGCGTCCGAACCGCTGAACCCGTTCGTCGACCTCGTCCAGTCCCTCTCCGAGGACCACGGCGTGTCCACCGTCGTCGTCGTCGGGTCCAGCGGCGACTACCTCGACGTCGCCGACCGCGTGCTGCTCCTGGACTCCTACCGCTGCCACGACGTCACCGGACGGGCCCGCGAGGTCGCCCGCCGCCCCACCGGCCGGGTCGTCGAGGCCGGCACGTTCCCCCGGGTGCGCGAACGGGTCCCGGACCCCGCCGGCGTCGACACGACCGCGCGGGGCCGGCGGCGGGTGTCCGCCGTCGGCACCGACACCCTGCGGCTGGGCGAGCACGACGTCGACGTGCGCGCCGTGCGGCAGTTCACCGACGCCGGCCAGGTGACCGGTGCCGGCCTCGCGCTCGACCACGCCGTCGCGGCCGGCCACCTCGACGGCCGCCGGACGCTGCCGGAGGTCCTGGACCGCCTCGAGGCCGACCTGACCGGGCCCACCGCGGACTGGACCGGCGGGGCCGCCGCCGACGTCGCCGTGCCCCGCCGGCACGAGGTGGCCGCCGCGCTGAACCGGCTGCGGTCGGTGCGGGTGCGCGAACTGCGCTGA
- a CDS encoding putative bifunctional diguanylate cyclase/phosphodiesterase translates to MTPRPSLARARAALLALAAGLTVGAVLLGAPPARTHLVLFAAQLAGVLVLVLAGRREAAVWRWWAGALAVIALGPAALATVDLAAGALPGFSVVVATPLVYAALVRWNRFRTYVSDPGDWLNGLSAVVALAAAVLVAQRWFGFLPAAWPSWQEQLWALVVSSLVILLGTAATVAGVGGLSRDVRMWLVLLVLAGLITLNLSLRGGPSDGPHTQLGWTVATLGIALASVLPRRAVPVPATSQAPAVGALLVLLLAAAALGLDGHRDGWTASCYAAAAVVGISLRMVHLVRELKHLADSRQQALTDELTGTGNRRALLRELDLLVADGRAGALLLLDVDRFKEVNDRDGHHAGDDLLRRVVAAARHALPPDAVLTRIGGDEFAVLLPGRDECQAARIGQAVHAAVVERAEIGVSVGVRSGPAGALDADRLLRQADTAMYSAKTAGGGVSVYDSEVDARLRERAGLADEVRRLVRSGHERMGREVVLHYQPQVDLTSGRVVGVEALVRWQHPTRGLLPPLVFLPLVEELGLMQLLTGHVLRRAAAEAATWSHDGVPLRISVNVSASCLGHPDLLPLVDEVLTGSGLAPGRLVLEVTETTLMADPDLALAVTHALTHRGVQLSIDDYGTGYSSLAYLTDLPATELKLDRAFTVRVLGEPRTAEIVEATVALAHRLGLRVVAEGVEDEETRAVLHGLDVDESQGYLHARPLPPADLVRWLTTVPCPGRPGRPALVVGSESRDR, encoded by the coding sequence GTGACCCCCCGTCCGAGCCTGGCCAGAGCGCGCGCCGCCCTGCTCGCCCTCGCGGCCGGTCTCACCGTCGGAGCCGTCCTCCTGGGCGCGCCCCCCGCGCGCACCCACCTGGTCCTGTTCGCCGCGCAACTGGCCGGCGTGCTGGTCCTGGTGCTCGCCGGCCGGCGCGAGGCCGCCGTCTGGCGCTGGTGGGCGGGCGCTCTCGCGGTGATCGCCCTGGGACCGGCGGCCCTGGCCACCGTCGACCTCGCGGCGGGCGCGCTGCCCGGCTTCTCGGTCGTGGTCGCGACCCCGCTGGTCTACGCGGCCCTCGTGCGGTGGAACCGGTTCCGCACGTACGTCTCCGACCCCGGGGACTGGCTCAACGGGCTCAGCGCCGTCGTCGCGCTCGCCGCGGCGGTGCTCGTGGCGCAACGGTGGTTCGGCTTCCTGCCCGCCGCCTGGCCCTCCTGGCAGGAGCAGCTGTGGGCGCTCGTCGTCTCCTCGCTCGTCATCCTGCTCGGGACGGCGGCCACGGTCGCCGGCGTCGGCGGCCTGTCGCGCGACGTGCGGATGTGGCTCGTCCTGCTCGTCCTGGCCGGGCTCATCACGCTCAACCTGAGTCTTCGCGGGGGTCCCTCGGACGGTCCGCACACCCAGCTCGGCTGGACCGTGGCCACCCTGGGCATCGCCCTGGCCTCCGTCCTGCCCCGTCGCGCCGTCCCGGTCCCGGCGACCAGCCAGGCCCCCGCGGTGGGCGCGCTCCTCGTCCTCCTCCTGGCGGCGGCCGCGCTCGGCCTCGACGGCCACCGCGACGGCTGGACCGCCTCCTGCTACGCCGCGGCCGCCGTCGTCGGCATCAGCCTGCGGATGGTCCACCTCGTCCGCGAGCTCAAGCACCTCGCGGACTCCCGCCAGCAGGCGCTCACCGACGAGCTGACGGGCACGGGCAACCGCCGGGCCCTCCTGCGCGAGCTGGACCTGCTCGTGGCCGACGGCCGTGCCGGAGCCCTGCTGCTCCTGGACGTCGACCGGTTCAAGGAGGTCAACGACCGCGACGGCCACCACGCCGGGGACGACCTGCTGCGCCGCGTCGTGGCGGCCGCCCGGCACGCCCTGCCCCCCGACGCGGTGCTGACGCGCATCGGCGGTGACGAGTTCGCCGTCCTGCTGCCCGGCCGCGACGAGTGCCAGGCCGCGCGCATCGGGCAGGCCGTGCACGCGGCCGTCGTCGAACGGGCCGAGATCGGGGTGTCCGTGGGTGTGCGCTCCGGCCCGGCCGGTGCGCTGGACGCCGACCGCCTGCTGCGCCAGGCCGACACCGCCATGTACTCGGCCAAGACCGCCGGGGGCGGGGTCAGCGTCTACGACTCCGAGGTCGACGCCCGGCTGCGCGAACGCGCCGGTCTCGCCGACGAGGTGCGCCGCCTCGTGCGGTCCGGCCACGAGCGCATGGGGCGCGAGGTCGTCCTGCACTACCAGCCCCAGGTCGACCTCACGAGCGGTCGCGTCGTCGGCGTGGAGGCCCTCGTCCGCTGGCAGCACCCGACCCGGGGGTTGCTGCCGCCGCTGGTGTTCCTGCCGCTGGTCGAGGAACTCGGCCTCATGCAGCTGCTCACCGGGCACGTGCTGCGCCGCGCCGCCGCCGAGGCCGCGACCTGGAGCCACGACGGGGTGCCCCTGCGCATCTCCGTCAACGTCTCCGCCAGCTGCCTGGGGCACCCGGACCTGCTGCCGCTGGTCGACGAGGTCCTGACCGGCAGCGGTCTCGCGCCCGGGCGGCTGGTCCTGGAGGTCACCGAGACCACGCTCATGGCCGACCCCGACCTGGCGCTCGCCGTCACGCACGCCCTCACCCACCGCGGCGTCCAGCTCAGCATCGACGACTACGGGACGGGCTACTCCTCCCTGGCGTACCTGACCGACCTGCCCGCCACCGAGCTCAAGCTGGACCGGGCGTTCACCGTCCGGGTGCTCGGCGAACCGCGGACGGCGGAGATCGTCGAGGCCACCGTCGCCCTCGCGCACCGGCTGGGTCTGCGCGTCGTCGCCGAGGGGGTGGAGGACGAGGAGACCCGGGCGGTGCTGCACGGGCTCGACGTCGACGAGTCCCAGGGGTACCTGCACGCCCGCCCGTTGCCGCCGGCGGACCTGGTGCGCTGGCTGACGACCGTGCCGTGCCCGGGCCGCCCGGGCCGCCCGGCCCTGGTCGTGGGGTCGGAGTCCCGGGACCGCTGA
- a CDS encoding FadR/GntR family transcriptional regulator: MTGPSSASRTHGSVLDTLGRRITCGDLPAGSVITLAGIEADTGTSRTVAREAVRVLESLGLVRSRRRVGITVQPRSSWHVLGAQTIRWTLDGPLRQTHLLELVELRAALEPAAARLAAGRADQAQRDGLVRLAEELVRLGSAGLGDSPEYLRVDIDFHALLLAASGNPLYAELAGPVREILVGRAERGLTPADPAPGTLDAHLAAARAIARGDGTDAERNVREHIAIVTGELHGA; the protein is encoded by the coding sequence ATGACCGGTCCGAGCTCCGCCTCGCGCACCCACGGCAGCGTCCTGGACACCCTCGGCCGGCGCATCACCTGCGGCGACCTGCCCGCGGGTTCGGTGATCACGCTCGCGGGCATCGAGGCCGACACCGGCACCAGCCGCACGGTGGCCCGCGAAGCCGTCCGCGTGCTCGAGTCCCTCGGCCTGGTCCGTTCCCGCCGCCGCGTCGGGATCACCGTCCAGCCGCGCAGCTCCTGGCACGTGCTGGGCGCGCAGACGATCCGGTGGACCCTGGACGGGCCGCTGCGGCAGACCCACCTGCTCGAGCTGGTGGAACTGCGCGCGGCCCTCGAACCCGCCGCGGCCCGGCTGGCGGCCGGACGGGCCGACCAGGCCCAGCGGGACGGTCTGGTGCGGCTGGCGGAGGAGCTGGTGCGCCTCGGCAGCGCGGGCCTGGGGGACTCCCCCGAGTACCTGCGGGTCGACATCGACTTCCACGCGCTGCTGCTCGCGGCGAGCGGGAACCCCCTCTACGCCGAACTGGCCGGCCCGGTCCGCGAGATCCTCGTCGGGCGGGCCGAGCGAGGTCTGACCCCGGCGGACCCGGCGCCGGGCACGCTCGACGCGCACCTGGCCGCTGCCCGCGCCATCGCCCGCGGGGACGGCACCGACGCCGAGCGCAACGTCCGCGAGCACATCGCCATCGTCACCGGGGAGCTCCACGGGGCCTGA
- a CDS encoding GntP family permease, with protein sequence MEDWTQTLGAGPLLGIAAGAIALILVLVIVFKLHAFLTLIIVSALTAIATGIPTNQIASTLVSGFGTTLGSVALLVGLGAMLGRLVESSGGARVLADKMIDVFGEKRAPFALGVASLVMGFPIFFDAGLIVMLPIVFAVARRMGGRSMLLYGLSSAAAFSVMHVFLPPHPGPVSATDLLGANIGVVLLAGLVVAFPLWYVSGYLWAKVANARNPLPVLSLFGSEDDDVQAQNPPKAGTVMAILAVPLVLILMNTLFSTLGTFGAVDADNTVVQALVFIGTSSVALLISVLVAALVLGRARGVRGSALEKTLDSALGPICSVVLITGAGGMFGGVLRTSGIGDALSTTLGDLGLPVIVAAWFIAAILRLAQGSATVALVTAAGLVAPAVAAADLNPVQLAAVVLATAAGSVFAGHVNDSGFWLVGRLMGMDVKTTLKTWTVQQAIESVLGFAAALLVFAVGAAF encoded by the coding sequence ATGGAAGACTGGACTCAAACGCTCGGAGCAGGTCCGCTCCTGGGCATCGCAGCGGGCGCGATCGCCCTGATCCTCGTGCTCGTCATCGTCTTCAAGCTGCACGCGTTCCTGACGCTGATCATCGTCTCGGCCCTCACCGCCATCGCCACGGGCATCCCGACGAACCAGATCGCCAGCACGCTGGTCAGCGGTTTCGGGACCACCCTGGGCTCCGTCGCCCTGCTCGTCGGTCTCGGGGCCATGCTCGGCCGGCTCGTGGAGTCCTCCGGCGGCGCCCGGGTCCTGGCCGACAAGATGATCGACGTCTTCGGCGAGAAGCGGGCACCGTTCGCCCTGGGCGTCGCCTCGCTCGTCATGGGTTTCCCGATCTTCTTCGACGCGGGCCTCATCGTCATGCTGCCCATCGTCTTCGCGGTCGCGCGCCGCATGGGCGGGCGCTCGATGCTGCTGTACGGCCTCAGCTCCGCCGCCGCGTTCTCCGTCATGCACGTGTTCCTGCCCCCGCACCCCGGCCCCGTCTCGGCGACCGACCTGCTCGGCGCCAACATCGGCGTCGTCCTGCTCGCCGGCCTGGTCGTGGCGTTCCCGCTCTGGTACGTCTCGGGGTACCTGTGGGCCAAGGTCGCCAACGCCCGCAACCCGCTGCCGGTGCTGTCGCTGTTCGGCAGCGAGGACGACGACGTGCAGGCGCAGAACCCGCCGAAGGCCGGGACCGTCATGGCGATCCTCGCCGTGCCGCTCGTGCTCATCCTCATGAACACCCTGTTCAGCACGCTCGGGACCTTCGGCGCGGTCGACGCCGACAACACCGTCGTCCAGGCGCTGGTGTTCATCGGGACGAGCTCCGTCGCGCTGCTCATCAGCGTCCTCGTCGCCGCCCTCGTCCTGGGCCGCGCCCGCGGCGTCCGGGGTTCGGCGCTGGAGAAGACGCTCGACAGCGCCCTCGGGCCGATCTGCTCGGTCGTCCTCATCACCGGCGCCGGCGGCATGTTCGGCGGCGTCCTGCGCACCTCCGGCATCGGTGACGCCCTGTCGACGACCCTCGGCGACCTCGGCCTGCCCGTCATCGTCGCGGCCTGGTTCATCGCCGCCATCCTGCGCCTGGCCCAGGGGTCGGCCACGGTCGCGCTCGTCACGGCCGCGGGCCTGGTGGCCCCGGCGGTCGCCGCGGCCGACCTGAACCCGGTGCAGCTGGCCGCGGTCGTGCTCGCCACCGCCGCCGGTTCGGTGTTCGCCGGTCACGTCAACGACTCCGGGTTCTGGCTCGTCGGCCGCCTCATGGGCATGGACGTGAAGACGACGCTGAAGACCTGGACCGTGCAGCAGGCCATCGAGTCCGTCCTGGGGTTCGCGGCCGCGCTGCTCGTGTTCGCGGTCGGCGCCGCGTTCTGA
- a CDS encoding SDR family oxidoreductase: MTDLFDLTGRTALVTGSSRGLGQSLALALARAGARVTLHGRDAAALTTAADLLDRETGTRPATVAFDVTDAAAVEAAVGGLLADQGAPDVLVNNAGLQRRAPFTEFSVADWDAVIASNLSGVFYVSRFVAPGMVERGSGKIVNIASVQSVLARQTIAPYSASKGGVAQLTRGMAADLARHNVQVNTISPGYFATEMNTALWQDPEFDAWLRQRTPARRWGRVEELQGTLVYLASSASDFVSGQNIFVDGGMTSVV; encoded by the coding sequence GTGACCGACCTCTTCGACCTCACCGGCCGGACCGCCCTCGTGACGGGGTCCTCCCGCGGGCTCGGCCAGTCCCTCGCCCTCGCGCTGGCCCGCGCCGGGGCGCGGGTGACGCTGCACGGCCGCGACGCGGCCGCCCTCACCACCGCCGCCGACCTGCTCGACCGGGAGACCGGCACGCGCCCGGCCACCGTCGCCTTCGACGTCACCGACGCCGCCGCCGTCGAGGCCGCCGTCGGCGGCCTGCTGGCCGATCAGGGCGCCCCGGACGTCCTCGTCAACAACGCCGGCCTGCAGCGGCGCGCACCGTTCACGGAGTTCTCCGTGGCCGACTGGGACGCCGTCATCGCCTCGAACCTGTCGGGCGTCTTCTACGTCTCGCGCTTCGTGGCCCCGGGCATGGTCGAGCGCGGTTCCGGCAAGATCGTCAACATCGCGAGCGTGCAGTCGGTGCTGGCCCGTCAGACCATCGCCCCGTACTCGGCCTCCAAGGGCGGGGTCGCCCAGCTGACCCGCGGCATGGCCGCCGACCTCGCGCGGCACAACGTGCAGGTGAACACCATCTCCCCGGGCTACTTCGCGACCGAGATGAACACCGCCCTGTGGCAGGACCCCGAGTTCGACGCGTGGCTGCGCCAGCGCACCCCCGCCCGGCGCTGGGGCCGGGTCGAGGAGCTGCAGGGCACCCTCGTCTACCTCGCCTCGAGCGCCAGCGACTTCGTCTCGGGGCAGAACATCTTCGTCGACGGCGGGATGACGAGCGTCGTCTGA
- a CDS encoding L-idonate 5-dehydrogenase gives MKVVQIDGRLDLAQREVPTPEPGEGQVRLRVDYVGICGSDLHYYFEGANGAFVVREPLAPGHELSGRVDLDPAGRYAPGTPVTVHPARFGTPERGVEDEPHLWPGGSYLGSASTTPHTQGALGEYLVVEAGMVRELPPGLPLDRAALAEPLAVALHGVTRAGDVTGARVLVSGAGPIGLLTAAAARARGAAEVVVADLLPEPLDRARVVGADRVLRIGVDEVPAGEFDVVFECSGAAPAISAAFVAARRRGVVAQIGMAPDEARPVNLAPAVSKELTVLGVFRFKDEIDEAVRLLATTPALASVITHVLPADEAQRAFEVARDSSVSGKVLLAVWPEGG, from the coding sequence GTGAAGGTCGTCCAGATCGACGGCAGGCTCGACCTCGCCCAGCGCGAGGTCCCCACCCCCGAACCCGGCGAGGGGCAGGTGCGCCTGCGGGTCGACTACGTCGGCATCTGCGGTTCGGACCTGCACTACTACTTCGAGGGCGCCAACGGCGCGTTCGTCGTGCGCGAACCGCTGGCGCCCGGGCACGAGCTGTCCGGCCGCGTCGACCTCGACCCCGCCGGCCGGTACGCGCCCGGCACGCCCGTGACCGTGCACCCCGCCCGGTTCGGCACCCCCGAGCGCGGGGTCGAGGACGAACCCCACCTGTGGCCCGGGGGGTCCTACCTCGGCAGCGCCTCCACCACCCCGCACACCCAGGGTGCCCTCGGGGAGTACCTCGTCGTCGAGGCCGGCATGGTCCGGGAACTGCCCCCCGGCCTGCCGCTGGACCGCGCGGCCCTGGCCGAGCCGCTGGCCGTCGCCCTGCACGGCGTCACCCGCGCCGGGGACGTCACGGGCGCCCGCGTCCTCGTCTCCGGCGCCGGGCCCATCGGCCTGCTCACCGCGGCGGCCGCCCGCGCCCGCGGCGCCGCCGAGGTCGTCGTCGCGGACCTGCTGCCCGAACCGCTGGACCGGGCGCGGGTCGTCGGCGCCGACCGCGTCCTGCGCATCGGCGTCGACGAGGTCCCGGCGGGGGAGTTCGACGTGGTCTTCGAGTGCTCCGGGGCCGCACCGGCGATCAGCGCGGCGTTCGTCGCGGCCCGCCGGCGCGGGGTCGTCGCCCAGATCGGGATGGCGCCCGACGAGGCGCGTCCGGTCAACCTCGCCCCGGCCGTCTCCAAGGAGCTCACCGTCCTGGGCGTGTTCCGGTTCAAGGACGAGATCGACGAGGCCGTGCGCCTGCTCGCCACGACCCCCGCGCTGGCCTCGGTCATCACGCACGTCCTGCCCGCCGACGAGGCGCAGCGGGCGTTCGAGGTCGCCCGGGACTCCAGCGTCAGCGGCAAGGTCCTCCTCGCCGTGTGGCCCGAGGGCGGCTGA
- the mscL gene encoding large conductance mechanosensitive channel protein MscL: MVNGFKDFVLRGNVIDLAVAVVIGAAFTRIITSIVDNLITPLIAALGGAPDTDALWRYEFNGATFGLGAIVGAVVNFLIVAAVVYFVIVTPVNRLLALRKKGEVAAPKAPTEDVVLLTEIRDLLAAQSGGTTPTLGKE; encoded by the coding sequence ATCGTCAACGGGTTCAAGGACTTCGTCCTGCGGGGCAACGTCATCGACCTCGCCGTGGCGGTGGTCATCGGCGCCGCGTTCACCCGGATCATCACGTCCATCGTGGACAACCTCATCACCCCGCTCATCGCCGCCCTCGGCGGGGCTCCGGACACCGACGCGCTGTGGCGGTACGAGTTCAACGGCGCGACCTTCGGTCTCGGCGCGATCGTCGGCGCGGTCGTCAACTTCCTCATCGTCGCCGCCGTCGTCTACTTCGTCATCGTCACCCCGGTCAACCGCCTGCTGGCCCTGCGCAAGAAGGGCGAGGTCGCCGCACCGAAGGCTCCCACCGAGGACGTCGTCCTGCTCACCGAGATCCGCGACCTCCTGGCCGCGCAGTCCGGCGGCACGACCCCGACGCTCGGGAAGGAGTAG
- a CDS encoding lycopene cyclase family protein, with protein MTNTRAARHAGPALTVVGLGAAGASLAWRLVDAGVPFEVVEAPRAADVRSPDRTWSTWGATGPGPFGHLVSASWPRVRLVAPDGAVVTADLGSWRYRSLHSHDLDRAVRAKLAAAGVPVHERVLTGPAPVPAVDTRPVPVPTDGRTLLWQHFLGHRVRARRPVFDPATATLMDFRTPQPAGGVAFGYVLPTSTTEALVEYTEFSADLLTDAGYRDRLGEFLQRSGTGPHEVLGEERGVIPMTDARFPASGEPGVLRWGANAGSIRPSTGYSFTTLQRQADALAAQVVAHGPQGLALPPPHRRRHLLMDSLVLQALTSGRVDGAVFFVDLFRRNPVHRVLGFLDGTTTPAQDVALMATSPRAAMLSTVLSRVGFRGSLSLDPPHGDPGGA; from the coding sequence GTGACGAACACTAGGGCCGCCCGGCACGCGGGGCCCGCGCTCACCGTGGTGGGCCTCGGCGCCGCCGGGGCCAGCCTGGCGTGGCGGCTCGTGGACGCCGGTGTCCCGTTCGAGGTGGTCGAGGCCCCCCGGGCCGCCGACGTGCGCAGCCCGGACCGGACGTGGAGCACCTGGGGCGCCACGGGCCCGGGACCCTTCGGGCACCTCGTCTCGGCGAGCTGGCCCCGGGTCCGGCTCGTCGCCCCCGATGGTGCCGTCGTGACGGCCGACCTGGGGTCCTGGCGCTACCGCAGCCTGCACTCCCACGACCTGGACCGCGCGGTGCGCGCGAAGCTCGCCGCCGCCGGGGTGCCCGTGCACGAGCGGGTGCTGACGGGGCCGGCCCCGGTGCCCGCCGTGGACACCCGGCCGGTTCCCGTCCCCACGGACGGCCGGACCCTGCTGTGGCAGCACTTCCTGGGGCACCGGGTGCGCGCGCGCCGTCCCGTGTTCGACCCGGCCACGGCCACGCTCATGGACTTCCGCACCCCGCAGCCGGCGGGCGGGGTCGCGTTCGGGTACGTGCTGCCGACGTCGACGACGGAGGCGCTGGTGGAGTACACGGAGTTCTCCGCCGACCTGCTCACCGACGCCGGGTACCGCGACCGCCTCGGGGAGTTCCTGCAGCGCAGCGGCACCGGCCCGCACGAGGTGCTGGGGGAGGAGCGCGGCGTCATCCCGATGACGGACGCGCGGTTCCCGGCCTCGGGCGAACCCGGGGTGTTGCGGTGGGGGGCGAACGCCGGGTCGATCCGCCCGTCCACCGGGTACTCGTTCACCACGCTGCAGCGGCAGGCCGACGCGCTCGCCGCGCAGGTCGTGGCGCACGGGCCGCAGGGCCTGGCGTTGCCGCCACCGCACCGCCGTCGGCACCTGCTGATGGACTCCCTCGTCCTGCAGGCGCTCACCTCGGGTCGGGTCGACGGGGCCGTGTTCTTCGTCGACCTGTTCCGGCGCAACCCCGTCCACCGGGTGCTGGGTTTCCTCGACGGGACGACGACGCCCGCGCAGGACGTGGCGCTGATGGCCACGTCCCCGCGGGCGGCGATGCTGTCGACCGTGCTGAGCCGGGTGGGGTTCAGGGGTTCGCTCAGCCTGGATCCACCGCACGGTGATCCCGGCGGGGCCTGA
- a CDS encoding PIN domain-containing protein codes for MTHLLDSNAVYDLLSDATLLDAVPPNAELHVSAVTVLELQFGIAKAAHDGDAQKVTLRQATLAQVSGLFDPEPIDGAVQAVFGRISAAALTAGQNPRKRMNDLMVAATALANGWTLVTADEQLIAAVGPILDTLNHRP; via the coding sequence GTGACGCACCTGCTCGACTCCAACGCGGTCTACGACCTGCTGAGCGACGCCACCTTGCTCGACGCCGTCCCCCCGAACGCTGAGCTGCACGTCTCCGCTGTCACCGTCTTGGAGCTGCAGTTCGGCATCGCCAAGGCGGCGCACGACGGCGACGCCCAGAAGGTCACGCTGCGGCAAGCCACCCTCGCGCAGGTCTCCGGCCTGTTCGACCCCGAGCCGATCGACGGCGCTGTCCAGGCGGTGTTCGGACGCATCTCGGCCGCAGCCCTCACCGCGGGCCAGAACCCGCGCAAGCGGATGAACGACCTGATGGTCGCGGCGACGGCCCTGGCGAACGGGTGGACGCTCGTGACGGCGGACGAGCAGCTGATCGCGGCTGTCGGCCCGATCCTCGACACCCTGAACCACCGGCCCTGA
- a CDS encoding type II toxin-antitoxin system prevent-host-death family antitoxin, translated as MTTIPLRELRNDYAGVLRRVEEGENFTITRDGQPVAQLSPYVAPHAPRRAVPVADLRTLLSRPAMTQEQVADLRADLAEADWAIPDPDEEAHEPAEPIASERAEDARAVREWAAANGITVAPRGPVATSLSTTDSEKK; from the coding sequence ATGACGACCATCCCCCTGCGCGAGCTGCGCAACGACTACGCCGGAGTCCTCCGCCGCGTCGAGGAAGGGGAGAACTTCACCATCACCCGCGACGGCCAGCCCGTCGCCCAGCTCAGCCCCTACGTCGCCCCGCACGCCCCCCGCCGAGCCGTCCCCGTCGCGGACCTCCGCACGCTCCTCTCCCGCCCCGCCATGACGCAGGAGCAGGTCGCCGACCTTCGAGCCGACCTCGCCGAGGCCGACTGGGCCATCCCGGACCCGGACGAGGAGGCCCACGAACCTGCGGAGCCCATCGCCAGCGAGCGAGCTGAGGACGCCCGCGCGGTGCGCGAGTGGGCTGCGGCCAACGGGATCACGGTCGCTCCCCGCGGGCCGGTCGCCACCAGCCTCAGCACGACCGACAGCGAGAAGAAGTGA